One window of Sulfuricaulis sp. genomic DNA carries:
- the cysE gene encoding serine O-acetyltransferase — protein MFKNLREYRNSIFQRDPAARSTLEVLTAYPGVHALAFHRMSHRLWIWRLRWLARMLSQLGRWLTGIEIHPGAKIGKRFFIDHGMGVVIGETAEIGDDVTLYHGVTLGGTTWRKEKRHPTLGNNVVVGAGAKILGPIIVGDNARVGSNSVVVKDVPAGATVVGIPGRVMSPRKDDSKSQLREAMAKKIGFDAYGQSPDMPDPVAHAIDLILDHMHLIDGKMKVISSALEKSGFKVNLDMPEIDVSNLEDPPSAIYPQRDKPKENS, from the coding sequence GGCGCGATCCACGCTGGAAGTGTTGACGGCCTACCCGGGTGTGCATGCCCTCGCGTTCCACCGCATGTCGCATCGACTATGGATCTGGCGTTTGCGCTGGCTGGCACGAATGCTTTCCCAGCTGGGACGCTGGCTGACCGGCATTGAAATCCATCCGGGGGCCAAAATCGGCAAGCGCTTTTTCATCGATCACGGCATGGGCGTGGTCATCGGCGAGACTGCCGAGATTGGCGATGACGTTACCCTGTACCACGGCGTAACCTTGGGCGGGACCACCTGGCGCAAGGAAAAACGCCATCCCACTTTGGGGAATAATGTCGTGGTGGGGGCGGGTGCCAAGATTCTCGGCCCGATTATCGTGGGCGATAACGCCCGTGTGGGGTCCAATTCCGTGGTGGTTAAGGATGTCCCGGCCGGGGCCACCGTCGTGGGCATTCCGGGGCGAGTCATGAGCCCGAGGAAAGACGACTCTAAATCTCAGCTACGGGAAGCGATGGCAAAGAAAATCGGCTTCGATGCCTACGGCCAGAGCCCGGACATGCCGGATCCGGTGGCGCATGCGATCGATCTTATCCTGGATCACATGCATCTCATTGATGGTAAAATGAAAGTTATTTCCAGCGCGCTGGAAAAGTCGGGATTTAAAGTAAATCTCGACATGCCCGAAATTGATGTCAGCAACCTCGAAGATCCACCATCCGCCATATATCCGCAAAGAGATAAGCCCAAAGAGAATAGTTGA
- the iscR gene encoding Fe-S cluster assembly transcriptional regulator IscR: MKLTTKGRYAVTAMLDLALRYDKGAVTLADIAKRQGISLSYLEQLFAKLRRSGLVDSVRGPGGGYNLAMEPNKISVAKIIVAINENIDATRCGGERNCHGDETCLTHQLWEDLSTRIHDFLNGITLGDLVNKPHVQEVASRQEGRMQAAAHS; this comes from the coding sequence ATGAAACTGACAACTAAAGGTCGTTATGCCGTGACTGCCATGCTGGATCTGGCGCTGCGTTATGACAAGGGCGCGGTCACTTTGGCAGACATCGCCAAGCGCCAAGGCATCTCGCTGTCATATCTTGAACAGTTGTTTGCCAAACTGCGACGCAGTGGTCTGGTGGATAGCGTCCGTGGCCCGGGTGGAGGTTACAACCTGGCCATGGAACCGAACAAGATCTCGGTGGCCAAGATCATTGTGGCGATCAACGAGAATATTGACGCGACGCGTTGCGGTGGTGAGAGAAATTGCCATGGTGACGAAACCTGTCTGACGCACCAGCTGTGGGAAGACCTGAGCACCCGTATTCATGATTTCTTGAACGGAATCACCTTGGGCGATCTGGTTAACAAGCCGCATGTGCAGGAAGTGGCCTCGCGTCAGGAAGGAAGAATGCAGGCAGCAGCGCATTCCTGA
- a CDS encoding IscS subfamily cysteine desulfurase has protein sequence MKKPIYLDYSATTPVDPRVADKMCKYLTPDGEFGNPASRSHPFGWHAEEAVEESRAHIAALIGADPKEIVWTSGATESDNLAIKGVASFYGKKGKHIVTCKTEHKAVLDTCRQLERSGFEVTYLDPEPNGLLDLDKLKAAMRPDTILVSVMHVNNEIGVIQDLAAIGKITRERGVLFHSDAAQSTGKVPIDVNAMNIDLLSMSAHKTYGPKGVGALYVRRKPRVRLEAQMHGGGHERGMRSGTLATHQCVGMGEAYRLAKQEMATENERIRGLRNRLLSSLKGMPEVYVNGDLEHRVAHNLNMSFNFVEGESLIMALKDIAVSSGSACTSASLEPSYVLRALGRNDELAHSSIRFTIGRFTTQEEIDYAAGLVKEKVAKLRELSPLWEMHQEGIDLSKVQWAAH, from the coding sequence ATGAAAAAGCCTATTTATCTGGATTACTCCGCGACCACGCCGGTGGACCCGCGCGTGGCGGACAAGATGTGCAAATATCTGACACCGGACGGTGAATTTGGCAACCCGGCCTCGCGTTCGCATCCCTTTGGTTGGCATGCCGAGGAAGCGGTCGAAGAGTCGCGCGCGCATATCGCTGCGCTGATTGGTGCCGATCCCAAGGAGATTGTCTGGACCTCGGGCGCGACTGAATCCGACAACCTCGCTATCAAGGGCGTGGCTAGCTTCTATGGCAAGAAGGGCAAGCATATCGTCACCTGCAAGACCGAGCACAAGGCGGTTCTCGACACCTGTCGCCAGCTCGAGCGCAGTGGCTTCGAGGTCACCTATCTCGATCCAGAACCGAATGGACTGCTTGATCTGGACAAGCTCAAGGCCGCCATGCGCCCGGATACCATCCTGGTTTCAGTCATGCACGTGAACAACGAGATTGGCGTCATTCAGGATCTTGCCGCCATTGGGAAAATCACACGTGAGCGTGGCGTGCTGTTTCACTCGGACGCGGCGCAAAGCACGGGCAAGGTGCCCATTGATGTGAACGCCATGAACATTGATTTATTGTCGATGTCGGCGCACAAGACCTACGGGCCGAAAGGTGTGGGGGCGCTGTATGTCCGGCGCAAACCGCGCGTCCGGCTGGAAGCCCAGATGCATGGCGGTGGACATGAGCGCGGCATGCGTTCTGGAACACTGGCCACGCACCAGTGCGTCGGCATGGGTGAGGCCTACCGTCTCGCGAAACAGGAAATGGCGACGGAGAACGAGCGCATTCGCGGTCTGCGCAACCGGTTGCTTAGCTCACTCAAGGGCATGCCCGAGGTCTATGTCAACGGTGACCTGGAACATCGTGTGGCGCACAATCTCAACATGAGTTTTAATTTTGTCGAAGGCGAATCGCTGATCATGGCGCTCAAGGACATTGCGGTGTCTTCGGGCTCGGCCTGCACCTCGGCGAGTCTGGAACCTTCCTATGTGTTGCGGGCGCTGGGTCGCAATGACGAACTCGCGCACAGTTCGATCCGCTTTACCATTGGGCGTTTCACCACGCAGGAAGAAATCGACTATGCGGCCGGGCTGGTGAAGGAAAAAGTTGCAAAACTGCGCGAGCTGTCACCGTTGTGGGAGATGCACCAGGAAGGCATCGACCTCAGCAAGGTGCAGTGGGCGGCACATTGA
- the iscU gene encoding Fe-S cluster assembly scaffold IscU: MAYSEKVLDHYENPRNVGVLDKGDPKVGTGMVGAPACGDVMKLQIKVNAQGIIEDAKFKTYGCGSAIASSSLLTEWVKGKSIEEAGKIKNTQIAEELALPPVKIHCSVLAEDAIKAAIADYQTKSATRDPKADAA, from the coding sequence ATGGCATACAGTGAAAAGGTGTTGGACCATTATGAAAATCCACGTAACGTCGGGGTGCTGGACAAAGGCGACCCGAAAGTGGGCACCGGCATGGTCGGCGCGCCGGCTTGCGGTGACGTCATGAAATTGCAAATCAAGGTGAACGCACAGGGCATCATCGAGGACGCCAAGTTCAAGACCTACGGTTGCGGCAGCGCCATCGCATCGAGTTCGCTTCTGACCGAGTGGGTCAAGGGCAAGTCGATTGAAGAAGCAGGCAAGATCAAGAATACACAGATTGCCGAAGAACTTGCCTTGCCGCCGGTGAAGATCCACTGTTCGGTGCTGGCAGAAGACGCCATCAAGGCGGCGATTGCGGATTATCAGACGAAATCCGCGACCAGAGATCCGAAGGCCGACGCTGCCTGA
- the iscA gene encoding iron-sulfur cluster assembly protein IscA produces MAITMTQAAADRVRNFIEKRGKGEGLRLGVRTSGCSGKAYVVEYADKIEPDDHVYESHGAKVIVDAKSLLFLDGTELDYTREGLSEGFKFNNPNVKDACGCGESFNT; encoded by the coding sequence ATGGCAATTACCATGACCCAGGCCGCCGCGGACCGCGTGCGGAATTTTATCGAGAAGCGTGGCAAGGGCGAAGGACTGCGCCTGGGTGTGCGGACGTCCGGTTGTTCGGGGAAGGCCTATGTCGTTGAGTACGCCGACAAGATCGAGCCTGATGACCATGTTTACGAGAGTCACGGCGCGAAGGTAATCGTGGACGCCAAGAGCCTTCTCTTTCTCGATGGCACGGAGCTCGATTACACCCGCGAAGGTTTGAGCGAAGGTTTCAAGTTTAATAACCCCAACGTCAAGGATGCCTGCGGCTGCGGGGAAAGCTTTAATACCTGA